From the genome of Tsukamurella pulmonis:
TCGTCAGTCCTTGATGAGGAGATCGACGGCCACTGAGAGCCGCTTCTGGACCTCCGTGGCCGATGCGCGATGGGTTACCCACGCGACCAGGTTCGCCATCCACACATCGGCGATGAGATGGAACGTATCGCGCTGGCGCTCGTCGGGATCCGCGACGCCGAGGGCGTGCGCGAACATGCCCTCCAGGAGGCGACCCACCCGTTCGACCTCGGCGGCGGCGGTCGCATCGGCGAACATGAACGCGCGGACCATGGCCTCGGTGAGCAAGGGGGCGCGCTGCAGGGCCTCGGTGTTGCGGTCCAGCACGAACATCAGGCGCTCCGCCGCCGTCTCGCCGGGGATCTGCGCCTTGCCGATCCGCTCACCGGCCCGCTCGAACTGACTGACCAGACCCGCGACGAGCAGGTGCACCTTCGACGGGAAGTAGCGGTAGAGCGTGCCCAGTGCCACGTCGGCCTTCTTCGCCACCGCGCGCATCTGCACCGCGTCGTAGCCGCCCTTGCGGGCCAGCGCCAGCGTGGCGTCGATGATGCGCTTGCGCCGTTCGCGCTGCCCCGCGGTGTCGAGGTCCTCACGGGAGGAAGCGGGAGCGGTCGCGGTCGCGGCGGGGGTGCCTTCGGGCGGCATGGGTGGTCACCTCGGAAATCTCGTCGTCCGCCGGCTGGTGTCCGGCGGGCGGGGTCGCATCGTGTCGCGACAATTGAAACAGGTTTTCGTGCCGGACCTGTGCTTTCCGGGCCGGTTCAGTCGAAGATCACATGATTCGGTCGGCTCAGGAGCCGCTCTCGCGCCGTGCGTAGGCCGCCTCGACCCCGGTCTTGCCCGGCTCCCACCACGCCCGGTTCTCGCGGTACCACTCGACGGTGGCCCGCAGGCCGGCATCGAGATCGGCGTGCGCGGGCGCCCAGCCCAGTTCGCGCCGGAGCTTGGCCGAGTCGATCGCGTACCGCAGATCGTGGCCGGGCCGGTCCGGCACGGTGTCGTAGTCG
Proteins encoded in this window:
- the kstR gene encoding cholesterol catabolism transcriptional regulator KstR codes for the protein MPPEGTPAATATAPASSREDLDTAGQRERRKRIIDATLALARKGGYDAVQMRAVAKKADVALGTLYRYFPSKVHLLVAGLVSQFERAGERIGKAQIPGETAAERLMFVLDRNTEALQRAPLLTEAMVRAFMFADATAAAEVERVGRLLEGMFAHALGVADPDERQRDTFHLIADVWMANLVAWVTHRASATEVQKRLSVAVDLLIKD